From a single Couchioplanes caeruleus genomic region:
- a CDS encoding YciI family protein gives MAKYLLIMRGTDESNAAMMADIGKAMADTRQYIEEMVKAGVLLAAEGLDDPGRGAVVDFSGETPVVTDGPYGETKELFGGFFLLDVASQHEAVEWARRMPAARGSKIEVRRVPGDDEVPQQDGRFAPGNTGGI, from the coding sequence ATGGCGAAGTACCTGCTGATCATGCGGGGCACGGACGAGTCGAACGCCGCCATGATGGCCGACATCGGCAAGGCGATGGCCGACACCCGCCAGTACATCGAGGAGATGGTGAAGGCCGGGGTGCTCCTCGCGGCGGAAGGGCTGGACGACCCGGGCCGCGGAGCCGTGGTCGACTTCAGCGGCGAGACCCCGGTGGTCACCGACGGCCCGTACGGCGAGACCAAGGAGCTGTTCGGGGGCTTCTTCCTGCTCGACGTCGCCTCGCAGCACGAGGCGGTCGAGTGGGCCCGGCGCATGCCGGCGGCCCGCGGCTCCAAGATCGAGGTACGCCGGGTCCCCGGGGACGACGAGGTGCCGCAGCAGGACGGACGGTTCGCGCCCGGGAACACCGGCGGCATCTGA
- a CDS encoding PadR family transcriptional regulator, whose amino-acid sequence MAAPMREPTFWILTALAPEPRHGYGVIREAAALSGGRITLQAGTLYAALDRLADEGLVEVDREEIVEGRTRRYYRLTRSGATALSAETERLRAGADAAAAQLKRFRPGTATFRPGAAFSARGAAHPPARCPAW is encoded by the coding sequence ATGGCCGCACCGATGCGCGAACCCACGTTCTGGATCCTCACCGCACTGGCACCGGAGCCCCGGCACGGATACGGCGTCATCCGCGAGGCCGCCGCGCTGTCCGGCGGCCGGATCACGCTGCAGGCGGGCACCCTCTACGCCGCCCTCGACCGGCTCGCCGACGAGGGGCTGGTCGAGGTCGACCGGGAGGAGATCGTCGAGGGCCGGACCCGGCGCTACTACCGGCTCACCCGTTCCGGGGCGACCGCGCTGAGCGCCGAGACCGAGCGCCTGCGCGCCGGCGCCGATGCCGCGGCCGCCCAGCTCAAGCGGTTCCGGCCGGGCACCGCCACCTTCCGGCCCGGAGCCGCCTTCTCCGCACGGGGCGCCGCTCACCCGCCGGCCCGGTGCCCGGCGTGGTGA